The Kribbella amoyensis genomic sequence AGAACGCGGCCGCCGACGCGCTCGCGAACATGGCGCTCGACGGCAAGCCGGTACCGCTGAAGCCGGCCGAGAGCTCGGCGGCCCCGGTCGCCACGGAGCCGTCGGACCTGCAGAAGGCCTTGCGTGGTTGGGGTGCGCCGGCCGAACCGCCGACGCGGCTGCTCTTCCTGCGGCACGGCGAGACCCCGCACACGGTGGACAAGCGGTTCTCCGGTTCGGGCGGGGACGACCCGGGGCTGAGCGAGACCGGCGAGGCGCAGGCGCGGGCGGCCGCGGAGTACCTGGACCGGCTCGGTGGGGTCGACGCGGTCGTGACGTCGCCGATGCGGCGGACCCGGCAGACGGCCGCGGTGGTGGCCGACAGGCTCGGGCTCGAGGTCGACGTGCGGGACGGCTGGGTCGAGTGCTCGTTCGGCGACTGGGACGGGCACACCTTCGCCGAGGTGCAGGAGAAGTGGCCGGAGGCACTCAAGGACTGGCTCGAGTCGACCACGGTCGCGCCGCCCGGCGGTGAGTCGTTCGACAGTTGCGCCCGGCGGGCCCGCTCGGCGCGCGACGGGTTGCTCGCGTCGTACCCCGGCAAGACGGTCGTCGTGGTCACCCACGTGACGCCGATCAAGCTGATGGTCCGCGGGGTCCTGCAGGCGCCGATGTCCTCGATGTTCCGGATGGAGCTGCGCCCGGCGACCCTCACCGAGATCCACTGGTACGCCGACGGCCTCGCGTCCCTCAGGTCCTTCAACCTCCAACCTGGCCTGTAGGCCCTGTCCGGTCATCCCGTGCGTGCTGCGCGGCACTCGGCACGGCACCTCGCCGCACTGGAGCAAAGGCCACGATGCACCAGCATCGAGGCCTTCCCTCCAGCGCGCCGAGCCACCGCACCGAGCACCTGCTCGCTACTGCACCGGATGACCGGACAGGGCCTAGTCTGACCCCACCCGTACATCGAGGTACGGGTGGACAGGACGGAGTGATCGGGTGCCGTTGCAGAGAGTGCACTTCGCCGAGGACGTTCCTGAGGTTTTCCGGGCGTCGTTGCAGGACATCCGGACCGAGCTCGAGGTGCCGGCGGAGTTCCCGGCCGAGGTGGTCGCGGCCGCGCTCGAGGTGGCGGCGCAGCCGCGGTTGCCGGAGCTGGACCGGACCGACCTCGAGTTCGTCACGATCGATCCACCCGACTCGATGGACCTCGACCAGGCCGTCTTCATCGAGCGGGCCGGCGACGGCTTCACGGTGTACTACGCGATCGCGGACGTCGGCGCGTTCGTCCAGCCGGGCGACCCGATCGACGTCGAGGCCCGCAAGCGCGGCGAGACCTTGTACGCACCGGACAAGCGGACTCCGTTGCACCCGCCCGAGTTGTCCGAGGGCGCCGCGTCGTTGCTCGCCGGCGAGGTACGTCCCGCGGTGCTGTGGACGATCACGGTGGACGCGACCGGCGAGGGTACCGACGTGCTCTGCCAGCGTGCCCTGGTGAAGTCGCGGGCCAAGCTCAACTACGCGGGCGTGCAAGAGGAGCTCGACGCGGGGACCGCCTCCGAATCGCTGCAGCTGCTCCGCGAGGTCGGCAAGCTCCGCGAGCAGCGCGAGCTGGACCGCGGCGGCGTCAACCTGCCGATCCCGGACCAGGAAGTGGTCGCGTCGGACGGCGAGTGGACCCTGGAGTTCCGCGCCCCGCTGCCGGTCGAGGGCTGGAACGCGCAGATCTCGTTGCTCACCGGGATGGCGGCCGCGCACCTGATGATGCAGGGCGAGATCGGCATCCTGCGAACGTTGCCCGAGTCACCCGACGACCTGCGCCGCAAGCTGGAGAACACCGCGAAGGCGCTCGGCATCTCCTGGTCCGCCGAGACCTCGTACGCGCAGTTCATCCACGGGCTCGACCCGAAGGTCCCGGCGCACGCGGCGATGCTGGCGGCGTGCACGGTGTTGTTCCGCGGCGCCGGGTACACGTCGTTCGCGGGTGGTGTGCCGGAGCACCCGCAGCACGCGGCGATGAAGGCGGAGTACGCGCACGTCACCGCTCCGTTGCGGCGTCTGGTGGATCGCTGGACCAGCGAGATCTGTGTCGCGTTGTCCGCGGGCGCCGAGGTGCCGGAGTGGATCCGCGAGTCGCTCGACGACATCCCGAAGATCATGGACGAGGCGGACCGCAAGGCGCACGCGTACGAACGGTCGATCGTCTCGATGGTCGAGGCCGGCCTGGTCGCCGAACACGTCGGCGCGACGTTCGACGGCGTCATCACCGACGTCGACGAACGCGAGGAGACCCGTGGCGTGGTCGCGTTGTCGACCCTCGCGATCGAAGGCCGCGTCACCGGGACCAGCCCGCTGCCGCTGGGACAGCAGGCCCGCGTGAAGCTCACCGAAGCCGACATCGCCAAGCGCACGATCGCGTTCGAGCTAGTCGGATAACGCCTGCCGGACCGCCTTCGTGGTGCGGTCCAGGTCGCCGGTGGCGAGCAGGTCGAGCAGGGCGCCACGGAGCAGGGCCAGGACCGCGGTTCGGCGTGCCCGGGCTTTGGCGGTGTGGCCGTCGGGCTGGCTTGTCTGGAGCAGTTCGAGCCAGTCGTCGACGGTGGAGCGGGCGTAGTCGCCCCACGGGCCGTCGGGGGAGACCAGCGAGCGGCCGTACGCCTCGACCCAGAGGTTCATCAGGGAGCGTCGTTCGGGGGCGGCGAGCCAGGTCCACAGTTCGCGGGCGACCACGTCGAGGCCGGGCTTGTCGTCGTACCGGAGCTGCTGGAGCAGGGCCAGCTCATCGGTCCGGGCGCGGGCCAGCAACGCCCGGATCAGGCCGTCCTTGCTGCCGAAGAGGAACAGCAGCACCCGTGGACTCGAGCCGATCGCGGCCGCCAGCGGGCGCAACGACAACTCGGCCAGCCCGTGCGTCAGCGCGTACTCGTAGGCGAGCTCGAGGAGTTCGCGCTCACGGGCCGAGGGGGCTGGATTCGTCGTCACCACCCGGCTAGTATCGCTCACTGAAACAGTCGTGTCAGTAGAGTGGGTGGTGCGGATGTCCGAAGCGGTGGTCCGGCGGCTGGGCGAGCCCGGCGATCTGGGCTGGGTGGTCCAGGCACACGGCGAGATCTACGCCGCGGAGTACGGCTGGGGGCCGGCGTTCGAGACCCTGGTGGCGCGGATCGTCGCGGACTTCGCGGCCGATCAGAACGCGGATCAGAACGCCGATCAGGACTTGGGTCGGGAGGCGGCGTGGATCGCGACCGTCGACGGCGAGCGGGTCGGGTGTGTCTTCTGCGTCCGCGGTGACGACGAGGCGACCGCGAAGCTCAGGTTGTTGCTGTTGGCGCCGTCCGGCCGTGGGCAGGGCCTCGGTGGGCGGCTCGTCGACACCTGCCTGGAGTTCGCCCGGTCGGCGGGGTACAAGCGGATGGTGTTGTGGACCAACGACCCGCTGGTCGCGGCCCGGCACATCTACCTGGCCCGCGGCTTCCGCCTGACCGGCTCCGAGCCGCACGACCTCTTCGGCAACGACCTGCTGAGCCAGACCTACGAGCTGGATCTGAGCTAACAGGTCGGCGCGCCCGGAGCCGCGGTACCGCGGATCGCGTGATCGAGGAAGGTGACGGCGTACCCGTTCTGGATCGTCAGGGCGCGCTCGGGGTCGATGTCACCGAGCGGAAGGGCCGCCCGCAACGGCCAGGCCAGGTAGTACGCGCCGTAGTCGGTGAAGTTGAAGTGCCGGGCGCCGTCGACGGTGGCGCACCACTTCGCCGCGGTGCTTGCCTTGATCAACGAGCGGGCGCGTTCGAGGTCGGCGGTGTCGTCCTTCGCCTGCTGTCCGCAGCTGCCGGTGATACACGAGTCCTCGGAGCCGACGAGCAGGAACGGGGCCTTCAGCCCGGTCTTCACCACCTCGCCGTACTGGGTGCCGTCCAGGTCGATCGCGGCACCGCAACGTGGATCCAGCCGGCACGCCTCCAACGAGGCCGCGCCGCCGAACGAGTGCCCGACGTAGCTGACCTTGGTGGCCGGATTGACCCGGCCCTCCAACGGTCCCTCGTCGAGGGCGGCGAGCGTGGTCGCGACGAAGCGGGCGTCCGCGGCCCACACCTGGACGATCCGGTCCCCGTGCTCGTCCAGGTCGTCGGGCTTGGCCTGCTCGGTACTGCCGACGGTCTGGCCGTCCAGCACGGTGAGGTTCGCGCTGTAGGTCGGGGTGAAGCCGGCGACCAGGTACCCGTGGCTGGCGAGGTCCTCGGCGAGGGCGGCGTACTGCGGTGCCGAGAAGCCCATCCCTGGTTGGAGGACGACGACCGGGAACCGGCTCGGGGCGACCGGGGCGTCGTCGAGCGCGCGGTCCCGGAACGTGTCGAACGAACCCTGCAGGAGGCCGGCCGGTCCCTTCAGGTGCAGCCCGTCCCACGGCCCCGGGGCGTACGGGACCCGCGGCCCGGTCGTGCTGGGGGAGACCGGGTACCAGATCCAGACGGACAGCTTCCGCGGCGTCCCGGCCTCGGGGGAGAACGGGTCCTTGCGCGCGGTGTCGGTCCAGTCGTACGTCGTCCGGCCGACCGCGTACGCACCGGTGGGCGCGGGGAGATCGAGCGGTTGGGAGCGTTGGATCCCCACCCAGCCGAGGTACCCCGCGCCGGCGAACAGCACGACCAGGACCAGCAGGGCCACCTTTCGCAGGACTCGTCGCAGCCTCATGCCTCGATCGTGCCATCCGGACGGCGTCCGGTCGTGTGTCCCGGCGTGTGTCCGAAGGCGCGTCGGAACAGATCGGCGAAACGCCCACGCGGCGCTTGCCGATGGTGCGGGTCGACCACACGTACTCCACGTACGGGCGGGGGACCGACTCGATGGGGTTCGTCCCGAACGTGCTCGACCTGACCGCGTTCGGACGTCAGGAGGCGTGGGAGCTGCCGGCCGGCCGCAGCACCGGGCTCGGCGCCAAGGCGGGCGACCCCGGCATCACCCTGCGCGCGGGGGAGCCGCACTGCCACTGAGTGGAACGGGCCGGCCCGTAAGCCGGATTCTGTCTCAGGCGACCATCCATCTACGGTGACCGTTGCCGGTCACCTCCAGCAGCCTACCCGCGAGCTCGGGCGGGCAGCCCTCGAACGCTCGCGCGGGCGGCGGTTGCCCGTCGCCCTTCTTGGCCTTGCTCCGCGTGGGGTTTACCGAGCCTCCGCAGTCACCTGCGGAGCTGGTGGTCTCTTACACCACCGTTTCACCCTTACCCGCACCTCGATGAACCACGGGGTCCATCGAGGCCGCTGGCGGTCTGTTCTCTGTGGCACTGTCCCGCGGGTTGCCCCGGGTGGGCGTTACCCACCACGCTGCCCTTCGGAGTCCGGACTTTCCTCGGCGCCCACCTCGCGGTGGACGACGCGGTCGCCCGGCCGGCCCGTTCCGTCCCTCAGGATACGGCCTGCGGGGCCACCTCCGGCCAACGACCGTCGGCACCGCGGACGTACGGCAGGACGTCGACGACGGCGTCGGGGTTCAGCGGGCCGTAGATGTGCGGGAACGTCGTCCCGGTCCCGTCCAGGTCCTCGTCGCAGACCGCGGACACGAGCCGCTCGGTGTCGATCACCAACAGGCACAGCGGGTCGGTCACGTCGGCGTAGGCGATGTTCGCGACCAGGCTGACCTGCTCCGGCCGGGACGCGTGGATGAACCGGGCCCCGTCGTCGAGCGACTGCCCGCGGGTGGAGATCCGATAGGCCCGCGCGGCCTTCGCCGCCTCCCACTCGGCCACGAACGCGATGTGCAAGATCCTCGCCATACGCCCGACCATAACGCCTGGGACCCTCGCCGGACGTCAGGTTGCGGAGTACGTTGACAGCATGGGCGGGTGGAACGCCATGTCCTTCGACGGCAAGGACAATCTGCTGCGAGTGGTCCGGAGCGAGGCCGAGCAGTTCTTCGCGCTGGTCGACGACGACGCGAGCTGGCGGGCGCCGACCGGGGCCGGGCACTGGCAGGTCCGGGACGTGGTCGCCCATCTCGTCGACACCACCGAGGCGTACTTCATCGGGTTCGACGCGGCCCGGTCGGGCCACGAGTTGCCGGCCGCCTACGGGTTGCCGGGGATGGCCGAGCGGGTGGACCAGCGGGCGCTCGCCCTGCGCGACGTACCGCGGCCCGAACTGGTCGCGCGATTGCGCCAGGACTTCGACCGGATGTCCGAGATCCTCGACGCACTCGGGCCGGACGACTGGGCCGGACTGACGGTCGCGCACTTCTACATGGGCCCGTTGCCGGCCTTCTTCTACCCGGCCTTCCAGTTGATGGACTACGGCGTGCACTCGTGGGACGTCCGGCAGGGGACCGGCCGCGCGCACGGGCTGGCCGGGGACGCGGCCGACCTGCTGGTGCCGTTCATGTTCGTCCTGTGGCAGGCCACGACCGGCAACCTCGAACCGTGCGAGCTCGGGATCCGGATCACCAGCGGCCCGAACGCCGGCGACACCCGGGTCCGGGTCGGCCCGGACGGGATGGACTACGCGAGCGGCTCGGTGGACGACCTGGAGTCCGTGCTCGAGTTCGACCCGGGCAGCTTCGTGCTGACCGCGTTCGGCCGCAGCAACGCCGGCACGATCCGCGGCGACCGGGCCGTCGCCGATCGGTACCTGAATCTGTTCTTCCGAATCTGACCTCGCGGTGCGGACGCGGCGGGATCACCGGCTGGACTAGGGTCGGCGCATGACGACGGCTGAGCAGGGATCGACGGGTACGCCGGACGAGGCCAAGGCGGAGCCGGGGCCGGCGAAGACGAAGCCCACGGACGACCTGACCACGACACAGCACACCCTCACCATCGGCCGGAAGAAGCTGCGGTACACCGCGACGACCGGCCGCGTCGTGCTCCGGCAGGAGGTGCTCACCGACGGGAAGTTCGACGGGCACGTCCCGAAGGCCGAGGTCTTCCTCACCGCGTACACGCTCGATGGCGCGGACGCGGCGCAGCGCCCGGTGACGTTCGCGTTCAACGGCGGCCCTGGTTCGTCGAGTATCTGGCTGCACCTCGGTCTGCTCGGACCGCGGCGCGTGGTGTCCGGCGACGCGGGCGAGCTCGCGCCGCCGCCGTACGGGCTGGCCGACAACGCGGAGACGTTGCTGCAGCACAGCGACCTGGTCTTCATCGACCCGGTCTCCACCGGGTACTCGCGCGCCGTCGAGGGGGAGAAACCGGGCGAGTACCACGGGTTCACCCGCGACCTGGAGTCGGTCGGCGAGGTGATCCGGTTGTGGACCTCGCGCAACGGCCGGTGGATGTCGCCGAAGTTCCTGGCCGGCGAGTCGTACGGGACCACCCGTGCGGCCGGACTCGCGGCGCACCTGCAGGACCGGCACGGGATGTACCTCAACGGGGTGATGCTGATCTCCGCGGTGCTGGAGTTCGGCACCCTCGACTTCACCCCGGGCAACGACCTGCCGTACGCGCTCTTCCTGCCCTCGTACGCGGCCGTCGCGCACTACCACGGGCTGATCCCGGACCGGGAGCTCGCGGACGTGCTGGCCGACGCGGAACGGTACGCCGGCGGCCGGTACCCGAATGCGCTTGCCCAGGGCAACCGTCTGCCGGCCGACTACCGGGCCGAGGTGATCACCCGGCTGGCCGGGCTGACCGGGTTGTCGGAGGACTACCTGGACCGGGTGAACCTGCGGATCGAGCACACCCGCTTCTTCGCCGAGTTGCTGCGCTCCCGGCGTCAGGTCGTCGGGCGCCTCGACGGACGGTTCACCGGGTGGGATGCGGACTCGGCCGGCGAGCAGTCCGTCGACGACCCGTCGTTCCGCGCGATCACCGGGCCGTACACCGCTGCGCTGAACCACTACGTCCGCGCCGAGCTCGGGTACCTCAACGACGTGCCGTACGAGGTGCTGAGCAGCCAGGCCGCGAAGGACTGGTCGTTCAAGGAGTTCGAGAACCAGCAGGTCACCGTGGCCGACAAACTCGCCGAGGCGATGCGGGCGAACCCGTTCCTCAGGGTGCACGTCTCGTCCGGCCACTACGACTGCGCGACGCCGTACTTCGCCACCGAGCACACGCTCGCCCGGTTGCAGGTGCCGGCCGAACTGCGCGACAACATCGAGGTCCGGTACTACCCGGCCGGGCACATGATGTACGTCCACGAACCGACCCGCGTCCAACAGTCCGAGGACCTCGCCGCCTTCGTCCGCGCGGCCTCGAACCGCTGACCCCGATCAGGGCAGCGTGAGGACCTCGGCGCCGGTGTCGGTGACGACCAGGGTGTGCTCGAACTGGGCGGTGCGCGACTTGTCCTTGGTGGTGGCGGTCCAGCCGTCGTCCCACAGGTCGTAGTCGTAGCTGCCCAGGGTGAGCATCGGCTCGATCGTGAACGTCATCCCCGGCTCGATCACGTCGTCGAACCGCTCGTCGTCGTAGTGCGGGATGATCAGGCCGGAGTGGAACGCGGTGGCGATGCCGTGCCCGGTGAAGTCGCGGACCACGCCGTACCCGAAGCGCTTGGCGTAGGACTCGATCACCCGGCCGATGATGCTGACCTGGCGGCCGGGCTTGACCGCCTTGATGCCGCGGTTCAGCGCCTCCTGGGTGCGCTCGACCAGCAGCCTGCTCTCCTCGTCGACGTCGCCGACCAGGAACGTCGCGTTGGTGTCACCGTGCACACCGTCGAGGTACGCGGTGATGTCGACGTTGACGATGTCGCCGTCCTCGAGCGGGCGGTCGTCGGGGATGCCGTGGCAGATCACCTCGTTGACCGACGTGCACAACGACTTCGGGTAGCTGCGGTAGCCGAGGGTGGACGGGTACGCGCCGCGCTCGACCAGGTAGTCGTGGCCGACCGCGTCCAGCTCGTCGGTGGTGACACCCGGCTTGGCGGCCGCACCGACGGCCTGCAGGGCCTGTGCGGCGAGCTTGCTCGCGACCCGCATCTTCTCGATCAGCTCCGGCGCGGTGACGTACGACCCGTCGTACGGCGCGGGGGCGGGCTTGTCGACGTACTCCGGTCGGGGAATGGACGCGGGTACCGGACGGCGCGGCGAGATGAGGCCGGGAGTGAGAAGCGACATGGTGAGATCATTCTAGTGAGCGGTGACAAGACTCCAGGAGGTGGTCATCCCGATGAGCGACGATCACAGCAACGAGTGGTACTACAACGTCAAGACCGGCAAGGTGGAGCCGTACCAGGGGTCGAAGTCGGCCGACCGGCTCGGCCCGTACAACTCCCCGGAGGAAGCGGCGCGCGCCCTGGACAAGGTGCAGGAACGCAACGAGTCCTGGGACAACGACCCGAAGTGGGACGACGACTGAGCTTCGCACCAGACGTTCTGAGGGGCACTACCCGGGCCGGGTAGTGCCCCTCAGAACGTGACTGGCGTCAGGCTTTCTTGGCCACGCGCTTCGCCGGTGCCTTGCGCGCGGGGGCGCGCTTCGCGACCGTCTTGCGGGCCGTGGTGGCCTTCTTGGCCGCGGTCTTCGCCGGCGCCTTCTTGGCGGCGACGCGCTTCGTCGCCGTCTTCTTCGCCGCGGTCTTGGCCGGCGCCTTCTTGGCGGCCACCTTGCGGGCCGGCGCCTTCTTCGCCGCGACCTTGCGGGTCGTGGTGGCCTTCTTGGCCGGCGCCTTCTTCGCGGCGGTGGTCTTGCGGGCCACGGTCTTCTTCGCCGTCGTCGCCTTCTTCGCCGGCGCCTTCTTGGCGGCGGTCGTCTTCTTGGCCGCGGTCTTCTTCGCGGGGGCCTTCTTGGCCACCGTCTTGCGGGCGGTCGTCGCCTTCTTCGCCGTGGTCTTCTTCGCCGCGGCCTTGGTGGCGGTCGCCTTCTTGGCGGGGGCCTTCTTGGCCACCGTCTTCTTCGCCGCACTCACCTTCTTCGTCACTGTCTTCTTCGCAGCGGTGACCTTGCGCGCGGCGGTCGTCTTCGCGGCTGGGGACTTCTTGGCGACAGTCTTCTTGGCGGGAGAAGCCTTTTTGGCTGTCGCCTTCCCTGCGGCTGCCTTCTTGGCTGGCACTCTGCCTCCTTGGTGCGGCTGAGGAAAACCACGGTGGATTCCTCGTCGTCATGATGATGACAACAGTTGGTGCCCACGTAAAGCACCTGAAACGCCAGCAGGTCAAGGCCTCTGAGCCGTCAATTCGGGCGGTAATGCCGAAAATCCTTGTGCAGAAGGGATTTCGGTGCACGTCGAGCATGCCGGACCGGCGGCAAGAAATGTTGGCGACACGCGCACGAACTGGCCGCTGTTGTGGGTCGCCGGCACGTTTTCGGTGAGTGTTGTCCTGGGCAACGTCTTGCCGGACGACCCGACGAACGGGTCGCGAAGCGCGCTGTGCGCGGTCTCGCGAAGCGTCCTTGAAGTGTGCTGTGATGCTGGTGCCAACGACCTTGTGAGGTAGCTGATGACACCGTTGCGCGACGACCTGGATCTCGTTGTCGAGCTGCCTTCGCGGGTGCGCCGGGTGGTGAGCATCGTGCCGTCGCTGACCGAGTCGATCGCTGTCACCGACGCGTCGTTGCTGGTCGGTGCGACCGATTGGTGCAGTCATCCCGAAGACCTCGACGTGACCCGGGTCCGGGGTACGAAGAATCCCGACGTCGACCTCATCCGCCGGCTCGGACCCGATGTCGTGATCGCGAATGCCGAGGAGAATCGCGGCGCCGATCTGGACGCGTTGCGAGCGGCCGGTCTGGCCGTTTGGGTGACGTCGCCGGCAACGGTCGAACAGTCACTGGAATCACTGCGCCGAATGCTCTCGGCAATCACCGGCACCGTGCCCGGCTGGGTCGACGAGGCCGCGGCCGTGTGGAGTCCGCCGTACTCGGGTCCGCGCCGGCGGGCAGTGATTCCGATCTGGCGACGACCGTGGATGGCGTTGGGCCGGAACACCTTCGCCGGTGATCTGCTGGACAAACTCGGGATCGACAACGTGCTCGCGGAATCCGCCGACCGCTATCCGCGGTTCGATCCGGCCGAGCTGCCGGCGTACGACGTGGTGGTGTTGCCGGACGAGCCGTATGCGTTCTCGCCCGACGACGGGCCGGAGGCGTTCGGCGGTCCCGCGCACTGCGTGTCCGGCCGGCACCTGACCTGGTACGGGCCGTCGCTGGTCGGCGCGCGCGAACTGCTGAGCGGACAGCTCGCGTGAGCTGCGCCACGACCCTGCCGCCTCAGCTAGACGGTAAGGGTTGCCTCACCTACTCTCGCTGTGTGCCGACCATGACCGCCAAGAAGAAGTGCTGCAAGGACAAGCCGAGGTGCAAGAAGTGCCCGGTCGTCCTCAAGCGGCTGGCCGATGCCGGCTGCGCGGAGCGGCTCGACCTGCGCCACTACGTGGTCGACAAGAAGGTCAAGAAGAAGGTGCTGAAGACGGCGCGCGAGCGCTGAGTCTCAGGACGCCTTGCGCAGGTCGATCGCGGAGACGGCCTGGCGCAGCAGTCCGGGGATGGTGATGTGCGCGGCCTGACCGGTCGCCTCCAGCGCGTCGGCGTCCCACCAGCCGTGCGCGCTGATCGTCTCCAGCTCCAGCTCCTCCTGGTTCGCGAACGTGACCTCGACGGCGTCCACGCCGACCGCGAAGAACGTCTGCCGCTGGATGATCGGGCAACCGCCCCACTCGAACTCGATCGTGTTCGTCGCGACCGGCCGGCCGAGCGCCTCGGGCGGCAGCACGATGCCGACCTCCTCGCGCAGCTCCCGGCTGCCGGCCTGGGCCGCGGTCTCGCCCGCCTCGACGCCGCCACCGATGGTGAACCAGTACGGCACGTCTGGCTTCAGCGGATCCCAGCCGTGCAGCAACAGCACCTTGCCGTCCGGTCGGACAGGCAGGACACGGGCCGTCGTACGCCGGACGACGGTGCCGGGCGGAGGCAGGCGGGAATCTGTCACAGCTCAGAACGCTAGACGAACCATCCCGTCCTCCGACTCCTCACGCGGCGCGTCTCGTCCCGCCGTCCCACCAGCTGGGCCGCCTGCGAGGGTGAGACGATCGCGGTATGACAGCGCGCATCGGACTCGGTCTGGCCGCCCTCGGCCGGCCCGGGTACATCAACCTCGGACACGACCAGGACCTGTCCGCCGGTCGCGCGGTGGACGACCTCCGCGCCCGGACCCACGAACTCCTGGACGCCGCCTGGGAGGCCGGCGTGCGGTACTTCGACGCGGCCCGCTCGTACGGTCTGGCCGAGCGCTTCCTCGGGGAGTGGCTGCGGAGAACCGGGCGCCGCGACCAGGTGACCGTCGGTTCGAAGTGGGGCTACACGTACGTCGCAGACTGGCGCGCCGACGCGGACGTGCACGAGGTGAAAGACCACTCGCTCGCCACCTTCGAACGGCAGTGGCCCGAGACTCTCGAAGCGCTGGGCGGTCCGCCGGACTTCTACCTGGTGCACAGCCTCACCTCGGACAGCCCGGCGCTCGCGGACAAGGCGCTGCTGGATCGTCTGGGCGAGCTCGCGGCCGAAGGTGTCCGCGTCGGTCTGTCCACGAGCGGCCCGCGACAGGCCGAGACGCTCCGCGCCGCTCTCGCGTCGAACGGTCCCTTCACGGCGGTCCAGTCCACCTGGAACGTCCTCGAACCGTCGGTCGGTCCGGCGCTCGCCGAAGCGCACGACGCCGGCTGGTTCGTCGTCCTCAAGGAAGCGGTCGCCAACGGCCGCCTCACCGGTCGCGCCGGCCGCACCCCGTTCACGGTCTTCGCCGGCCAGCACAACGCGACCCCGGACGCGATCGCCCTCGGTGCCGCACTCGCGAACCCGTGGACCGACATCGTCCTCAGCGGCGCGACCACGAAAGCTCAGCTGGAGAGCAACCTCAGGCCGGTGACCGTCGGCCCGACGGCGGAGTTCGTCCAGCAGCGCGACGAGTACTGGACCGAGCGCTCGGCCCTGCCCTGGATCTAGGGCTAGGGCCGAGCGCTCGGATCAGAAGGTGTGCTCGTCGGCGGGGAAGGTGCCGTTGCCGACTTCGGCGGCGTACTGGGTGGCGGCCTGGGTGAGGATGCCACGGAGGTTCGCGTACTGCTTGACGAACCGTGGCATCGGGCCGGAGCGCAGGCCGGCCATGTCCTGCCAGACCAGCACCTGCGCGTCGGTGTCGCGGCCCG encodes the following:
- a CDS encoding S10 family peptidase, which codes for MTTAEQGSTGTPDEAKAEPGPAKTKPTDDLTTTQHTLTIGRKKLRYTATTGRVVLRQEVLTDGKFDGHVPKAEVFLTAYTLDGADAAQRPVTFAFNGGPGSSSIWLHLGLLGPRRVVSGDAGELAPPPYGLADNAETLLQHSDLVFIDPVSTGYSRAVEGEKPGEYHGFTRDLESVGEVIRLWTSRNGRWMSPKFLAGESYGTTRAAGLAAHLQDRHGMYLNGVMLISAVLEFGTLDFTPGNDLPYALFLPSYAAVAHYHGLIPDRELADVLADAERYAGGRYPNALAQGNRLPADYRAEVITRLAGLTGLSEDYLDRVNLRIEHTRFFAELLRSRRQVVGRLDGRFTGWDADSAGEQSVDDPSFRAITGPYTAALNHYVRAELGYLNDVPYEVLSSQAAKDWSFKEFENQQVTVADKLAEAMRANPFLRVHVSSGHYDCATPYFATEHTLARLQVPAELRDNIEVRYYPAGHMMYVHEPTRVQQSEDLAAFVRAASNR
- the map gene encoding type I methionyl aminopeptidase — its product is MSLLTPGLISPRRPVPASIPRPEYVDKPAPAPYDGSYVTAPELIEKMRVASKLAAQALQAVGAAAKPGVTTDELDAVGHDYLVERGAYPSTLGYRSYPKSLCTSVNEVICHGIPDDRPLEDGDIVNVDITAYLDGVHGDTNATFLVGDVDEESRLLVERTQEALNRGIKAVKPGRQVSIIGRVIESYAKRFGYGVVRDFTGHGIATAFHSGLIIPHYDDERFDDVIEPGMTFTIEPMLTLGSYDYDLWDDGWTATTKDKSRTAQFEHTLVVTDTGAEVLTLP
- a CDS encoding histone H1-like repetitive region-containing protein, translating into MPAKKAAAGKATAKKASPAKKTVAKKSPAAKTTAARKVTAAKKTVTKKVSAAKKTVAKKAPAKKATATKAAAKKTTAKKATTARKTVAKKAPAKKTAAKKTTAAKKAPAKKATTAKKTVARKTTAAKKAPAKKATTTRKVAAKKAPARKVAAKKAPAKTAAKKTATKRVAAKKAPAKTAAKKATTARKTVAKRAPARKAPAKRVAKKA
- a CDS encoding helical backbone metal receptor, which gives rise to MTPLRDDLDLVVELPSRVRRVVSIVPSLTESIAVTDASLLVGATDWCSHPEDLDVTRVRGTKNPDVDLIRRLGPDVVIANAEENRGADLDALRAAGLAVWVTSPATVEQSLESLRRMLSAITGTVPGWVDEAAAVWSPPYSGPRRRAVIPIWRRPWMALGRNTFAGDLLDKLGIDNVLAESADRYPRFDPAELPAYDVVVLPDEPYAFSPDDGPEAFGGPAHCVSGRHLTWYGPSLVGARELLSGQLA
- a CDS encoding NUDIX hydrolase yields the protein MTDSRLPPPGTVVRRTTARVLPVRPDGKVLLLHGWDPLKPDVPYWFTIGGGVEAGETAAQAGSRELREEVGIVLPPEALGRPVATNTIEFEWGGCPIIQRQTFFAVGVDAVEVTFANQEELELETISAHGWWDADALEATGQAAHITIPGLLRQAVSAIDLRKAS
- a CDS encoding aldo/keto reductase → MTARIGLGLAALGRPGYINLGHDQDLSAGRAVDDLRARTHELLDAAWEAGVRYFDAARSYGLAERFLGEWLRRTGRRDQVTVGSKWGYTYVADWRADADVHEVKDHSLATFERQWPETLEALGGPPDFYLVHSLTSDSPALADKALLDRLGELAAEGVRVGLSTSGPRQAETLRAALASNGPFTAVQSTWNVLEPSVGPALAEAHDAGWFVVLKEAVANGRLTGRAGRTPFTVFAGQHNATPDAIALGAALANPWTDIVLSGATTKAQLESNLRPVTVGPTAEFVQQRDEYWTERSALPWI